The proteins below are encoded in one region of Gadus macrocephalus chromosome 14, ASM3116895v1:
- the LOC132472361 gene encoding excitatory amino acid transporter 2-like has protein sequence MQKQVEVRMHESQLEPVEKTEESACGGCCDKIMNNMVLTLTILGVFLGSISGMLLRHIAPLPPDVVMIISFPGEILMRMLKMLILPLVVSSLVTGGRGSNEGPPQGNGWFIYHTEMVTVEQQLS, from the exons ATGCAGaagcaggtggaggtgaggatgcATGAGAGCCAGCTGGAGCCGGTGGAGAAGACCGAGGAGTCGGCGTGCGGCGGCTGCTGCGACAAGATCATGAACAACATGGTGCTGACGCTGACCATCCTGG gtgtgtttctgggctccatctccGGCATGCTGCTGCGTCACATCGCTCCGCTCCCCCCTGACGTGGTCATGATCATCTCGTTCCCTGGAGAGATCCTGATGAGGATGCTGAAGATGCTGATCCTGCCGCTGGTGGTGTCCAGTCTGGTCACAGGTGGGAGAGGGTCTAACGAAGGGCCCCCACAGGGCAACGGCTGGTTTATCTATCACACAGAGATGGTGACGGTAGAACAGCAGTTATCATGA
- the LOC132471896 gene encoding excitatory amino acid transporter 2-like, whose amino-acid sequence MQKQVEVRMHESQLEPVEKTEESACGGCCDKIMNNMVLTLTILGVFLGSISGMLLRHIAPLPPDVVMIISFPGEILMRMLKMLILPLVVSSLVTGLAGLDAKSSGRLGTRAMVYYMSTTVIAAVLGVILVIVIHPGNPKLKANLGHGKKNDDVSSVDAFFDLIRNLFPENLVQACFQQIQTVMTKVPVPTNRTRGPSRFTIKRSLQFKGGMNVLGLIGFFVAFGIIMGKMGEKARLMLEFFNILNEIVMKLVGAIMWYSPLGIACLICGKIISIADLEVVARQLGMYMVTVIVGLIIHGGIFLPLIYFVICKKNPYTFFMGIFQAWVTALGTASSAGTLPVTFRCLEENLGIDKRVTRFVLPVGATINMDGTALYEAVAAIFIAQMNGIDLDWGQIITVSMTATLASVGAASIPSAGLVTMLLILTAVGLPTEDISLLVAVDWLLDRFRTSVNVVGDSYGAGIVYHLSKDELDSFDAQQSRPDEFEMAKTQFYDNNTNHQNHAYASHQQAMLIDDCKVTMGRNGRTTEYSFVEEEPWKRD is encoded by the exons ATGCAGaagcaggtggaggtgaggatgcATGAGAGCCAGCTGGAGCCGGTGGAGAAGACCGAGGAGTCGGCGTGCGGCGGCTGCTGCGACAAGATCATGAACAACATGGTGCTGACGCTGACCATCCTGG gtgtgtttctgggctccatctccGGCATGCTGCTGCGTCACATCGCTCCGCTCCCCCCTGACGTGGTCATGATCATCTCGTTCCCTGGAGAGATCCTGATGAGGATGCTGAAGATGCTGATCCTGCCGCTGGTGGTGTCCAGTCTGGTCACAG GCCTGGCCGGTCTGGACGCCAAGTCCAGCGGGCGTCTGGGCACGCGGGCCATGGTATACTACATGTCCACCACGGTGATCGCCGCCGTCCTGGGGGTGATCCTGGTCATCGTCATCCACCCGGGGAACCCCAAGCTGAAGGCCAACCTCGGCCACGGCAAGAAGAACGACGACGTCTCCAGCGTGGACGCCTTCTTCGACCTCATCCGGAACCTCTTCCCCGAGAACCTGGTGCAGGCCTGCTTCCAACAG atCCAGACGGTGATGACTAAGGTCCCGGTGCCCACCAACAGAACCAGAGGCCCCTCCAGGTTCACCATCAAGAGGTCCCTGCAGTTCAAGGGCGGCATGAACGTCCTCG GTCTGATCGGGTTCTTCGTGGCCTTCGGGATCATCATGGGGAAGATGGGGGAGAAGGCCCGTCTCATGCTGGAGTTCTTCAACATCCTGAACGAGATCGTCATGAAGCTGGTCGGGGCCATCATGTG GTACTCCCCCCTCGGTATCGCCTGTCTGATCTGTGGTAAGATCATCTCCATTGCCGACCTGGAGGTGGTGGCCCGTCAGCTGGGCATGTACATGGTGACCGTGATCGTGGGTCTCATCATCCACGGGGGCATCTTCCTCCCGCTCATCTACTTTGTCATCTGCAAGAAGAACCCCTACACCTTCTTCATGGGCATCTTCCAGGCCTGGGTCACAGCCCTGGGAACAGCCTCCAG TGCCGGCACGCTGCCCGTGACGTTCCGGTGCCTGGAGGAGAACCTGGGCATCGATAAGCGCGTGACGCGCTTCGTTCTGCCGGTCGGCGCCACCATCAACATGGACGGCACCGCGCTGTACGAGGCCGTGGCCGCCATCTTCATCGCCCAGATGAACGGCATCGACCTGGACTGGGGCCAGATCATCACCGTGAG CATGACAGCCACCCTGGCCAGCGTGGGAGCGGCCAGTATTCCCAGTGCCGGGCTGGTGACCatgctcctcatcctcaccgcGGTGGGCCTTCCCACGGAGGACATCAGCCTGCTGGTGGCGGTGGACTGGCTGCT GGACCGCTTCCGCACGTCGGTGAACGTGGTGGGCGACTCGTACGGCGCGGGCATCGTGTACCACCTCTCCAAGGACGAGCTGGACAGCTTCGACGCGCAGCAGAGCCGCCCGGATGAGTTCGAGATGGCCAAGACGCAGTTCTACGACAACAACACCAACCACCAGAACCACGCCTACGCCTCGCACCAGCAGGCCATGTTGATAGACGACTGCAAG GTGACCATGGGCAGGAACGGCAGGACAACAGAGTACTCATTTGTTGAGGAGGAACCCTGGAAACGGGACTAA
- the LOC132471909 gene encoding mucin-5AC-like isoform X1, translating to MKTALAPLTVALLALLPLVRLMPVNDVPANFLREAMTDGFIVEDPFSSAASGGLDQALPADRSDLTEASGTQEGSGGQEASGGPYLTWPHLHLVTAAPPNATAVFSQEEEGSGSESGSGSGSGSGSGSDLFMEEATTPSLATQTPSTTTGAMDVSTSASPSPSQAAPTAASPVTPTVVDEPQSSTTTSPVTPIVVDEPQTSTTTSPDIPIVVDEPQTSTAASPVTPTVVDEPQTSTTTSPDIPIVVDEPQTSTTTSPVTPIVVDEPQTSTTTSPDIPIVVDEPQTSTTTSPVTPTVVDEPQSSTTTSPVKPIEVDEPQSSAMVVSRIESQSIFLNHAAAHKEKPGEAASSSGWMFIVGSTVGVAALVLIIIAVATRNRWNGPGQATLKAERAGRSEETQRQEMKEFLPKEERHHAEYTVVALSEVSEKESLS from the exons ATGAAGACGGCTCTCGCTCCCCTCACTGTGGCCCTGCTGGCTCTACTGCCTCTGGTCCGACTCATGCCCGTTAACG ATGTCCCGGCTAACTTCCTGAGAGAGGCCATGACGGATGGCTTCATCGTGGAGGACCCCTTCTCCAGCGCCGCCAGCGGGGGACTCGACCAAGCGCTCCCAGCAGACCGGTCCGACCTGACCGAGGCCAGCGGAACCCAGGAGGGCAGTGGAGGGCAGGAGGCCAGCGGCGGGCCCTACCTCACATGGCCACACCTGCACCTGGTCACGGCGGCCCCTCCCAACGCCACCGCGGTCTTCAgccaggaagaggaggggtcTGGGTCTGAATCGGGATCTGGATCTGGTTCTGGGTCTGGATCTGGCAGCGACCTGTTTATGGAGGAGGCAACAACTCCCAGTCTCGCCACCCAGACTCCCAGCACCACGACAGGAGCGATGGATGTCTCCACCTCCGccagccccagcccctcccAGGCCGCCCCCACTGCAGCGTCTCCTGTGACCCCCACCGTGGTGGATGAACCGCAGAGCTCTACTACAACGTCTCCTGTGACCCCCATCGTGGTGGATGAACCCCAGACCTCTACTACAACGTCTCCTGACATTCCCATCGTGGTGGATGAACCCCAGACCTCTACTGCAGCGTCTCCTGTGACCCCCACCGTGGTGGATGAACCCCAGACCTCTACTACAACGTCTCCTGACATTCCCATCGTGGTGGATGAACCCCAGACCTCTACTACAACATCTCCTGTGACCCCCATCGTGGTGGATGAACCCCAGACCTCTACTACAACGTCTCCTGACATTCCCATCGTGGTGGATGAACCCCAGACCTCTACTACAACGTCTCCTGTGACCCCCACCGTGGTGGATGAACCCCAGAGCTCTACTACAACGTCTCCTGTGAAGCCCATCGAGGTGGATGAACCCCAGAGCTCGGCGATGGTCGTCAGCCGCATCGAGAGCCAAAGCATCTTTCTAAACCACG CAGCTGCCCACAAAGAAAAGCCAGGAGAAGCAGCGAGTAGCTCTG GTTGGATGTTCATCGTGGGATCCACTGTGGGTGTGGCCGCGCTGGTTCTCATCATCATTGCGGTCGCTACAAGAAACAG GTGGAACGGGCCCGGTCAGGCCACCCTGAAGGCGGAGCGGGCGGGCCGCTCAGAGGAGACGCAGAGGCAGGAGATGAAGGAGTTCCTGCCCAAGGAGGAGCGGCACCACGCAGAGTACACCGTGGTGGCGCTCAGCGAGGTCTCGGAGAAGGAGAGCCTGTCCTGA
- the LOC132471909 gene encoding mucin-2-like isoform X2 gives MKTALAPLTVALLALLPLVRLMPVNDVPANFLREAMTDGFIVEDPFSSAASGGLDQALPADRSDLTEASGTQEGSGGQEASGGPYLTWPHLHLVTAAPPNATAVFSQEEEGSGSESGSGSGSGSGSGSDLFMEEATTPSLATQTPSTTTGAMDVSTSASPSPSQAAPTAASPVTPTVVDEPQSSTTTSPVTPIVVDEPQTSTTTSPDIPIVVDEPQTSTAASPVTPTVVDEPQTSTTTSPDIPIVVDEPQTSTTTSPVTPIVVDEPQTSTTTSPDIPIVVDEPQTSTTTSPVTPTVVDEPQSSTTTSPVKPIEVDEPQSSAMVVSRIESQSIFLNHAAHKEKPGEAASSSGWMFIVGSTVGVAALVLIIIAVATRNRWNGPGQATLKAERAGRSEETQRQEMKEFLPKEERHHAEYTVVALSEVSEKESLS, from the exons ATGAAGACGGCTCTCGCTCCCCTCACTGTGGCCCTGCTGGCTCTACTGCCTCTGGTCCGACTCATGCCCGTTAACG ATGTCCCGGCTAACTTCCTGAGAGAGGCCATGACGGATGGCTTCATCGTGGAGGACCCCTTCTCCAGCGCCGCCAGCGGGGGACTCGACCAAGCGCTCCCAGCAGACCGGTCCGACCTGACCGAGGCCAGCGGAACCCAGGAGGGCAGTGGAGGGCAGGAGGCCAGCGGCGGGCCCTACCTCACATGGCCACACCTGCACCTGGTCACGGCGGCCCCTCCCAACGCCACCGCGGTCTTCAgccaggaagaggaggggtcTGGGTCTGAATCGGGATCTGGATCTGGTTCTGGGTCTGGATCTGGCAGCGACCTGTTTATGGAGGAGGCAACAACTCCCAGTCTCGCCACCCAGACTCCCAGCACCACGACAGGAGCGATGGATGTCTCCACCTCCGccagccccagcccctcccAGGCCGCCCCCACTGCAGCGTCTCCTGTGACCCCCACCGTGGTGGATGAACCGCAGAGCTCTACTACAACGTCTCCTGTGACCCCCATCGTGGTGGATGAACCCCAGACCTCTACTACAACGTCTCCTGACATTCCCATCGTGGTGGATGAACCCCAGACCTCTACTGCAGCGTCTCCTGTGACCCCCACCGTGGTGGATGAACCCCAGACCTCTACTACAACGTCTCCTGACATTCCCATCGTGGTGGATGAACCCCAGACCTCTACTACAACATCTCCTGTGACCCCCATCGTGGTGGATGAACCCCAGACCTCTACTACAACGTCTCCTGACATTCCCATCGTGGTGGATGAACCCCAGACCTCTACTACAACGTCTCCTGTGACCCCCACCGTGGTGGATGAACCCCAGAGCTCTACTACAACGTCTCCTGTGAAGCCCATCGAGGTGGATGAACCCCAGAGCTCGGCGATGGTCGTCAGCCGCATCGAGAGCCAAAGCATCTTTCTAAACCACG CTGCCCACAAAGAAAAGCCAGGAGAAGCAGCGAGTAGCTCTG GTTGGATGTTCATCGTGGGATCCACTGTGGGTGTGGCCGCGCTGGTTCTCATCATCATTGCGGTCGCTACAAGAAACAG GTGGAACGGGCCCGGTCAGGCCACCCTGAAGGCGGAGCGGGCGGGCCGCTCAGAGGAGACGCAGAGGCAGGAGATGAAGGAGTTCCTGCCCAAGGAGGAGCGGCACCACGCAGAGTACACCGTGGTGGCGCTCAGCGAGGTCTCGGAGAAGGAGAGCCTGTCCTGA
- the apip gene encoding methylthioribulose-1-phosphate dehydratase: MSSLCGPGEGGLLAGFTLEAVTERTKQTDREHPRLLIPELCRLFYQLGWVTGTGGGVSVRHRDHIYIAPSGVQKERLQPEDLFVCDLEEREVSSPPDWKQLQRSQCTPLFMNAYTMRGAGAVIHTHSKAAVMATLLCPGREFRITHQEMIKGIRRGTSGYNYSYQDTLVVPIIENTPEERDLKERMARAMEDYPESCAVLVRRHGVYVWGETWEKTKTMCECYDYLFDLAAQMRRCGLDPAAPPTGEEGIV; encoded by the exons ATGTCGTCTCTTTGCGGCCCGGGGGAAGGCGGTCTGCTGGCTGGCTTCACTCTGGAGGCGGTCACTGAGCGCACCAAACAGACG gaccgGGAGCACCCCCGCCTGCTCATCCCGGAGCTGTGCCGTCTCTTCTACCAGCTGGGCTGGgtgacggggacggggggcggggtcagcgtCAGACACAG agACCACATCTACATCGCCCCCTCAGGGGTCCAGAAGGAGAGGCTCCAG ccagaGGACCTGTTTGTGTGCgacctggaggagagggaggtcagCAGTCCTCCTGACTGGAAGCAGCTGCAGAGGAGCCAGTGCACCCCCCTGTTTATGAACGCCTATACCATgagag GGGCGGGGGCTGTGATCCACACCCACTCCAAGGCCGCCGTCATGGCAACGCTGCTGTGTCCCGGCAGGGAGTTCAGGATCACGCACCAGGAGATGATCAAGGGCATTCGGAGGGGGACCTCGGGCTACAACTACAG ctaccAGGACACCCTGGTGGTGCCGATCATCGAGAACACGCCGGAGGAGAGGGACCTGAAGGAGCGCATGGCGCGCGCCATGGAAGATTACCCAGAATCCTGTGCGGTCCTGGTTCGGCGCCACGGAGTCTACGTGTGGGGCGAGACGTGGGAGAAGACCAAGACCAT GTGCGAGTGCTACGACTACCTGTTCGACCTGGCCGCCCAGATGAGGCGCTGTGGGCTGGACCCCGCGGCCCCGCCCACAGGAGAGGAGGGCATCGTCTGA